The genomic DNA TTTCATTCTAAAtttatttagaaattttaaaatattttaataaattatataggTTAATTTGATAAAGTTCTTTTATGATTAAAATTGTTACTTTAATTGTTAAATGAAATATTAGTTTTGAAGTTTTTGATGCTTTATCcttcatttttttttactttatttcatTTTTGGATTTTACTTAATAAAAATTATGAGATATTATTttactctttttttcttttttttaattttcattttgaaTTATGTATTACATAGGATTTGTATTAAAGGACTTGATTGTTATACATATGATAATTTAGAGATGCaatagaatattttaaaatttgagaccAATTTAAAATGAGAGTCATAATTAAAGGTTGTTTGGtgcaattaaattataaaaaataaaaattatggtgtttttatactttaattacaaTCATAAATGTAATAACTCAAGTAACTTTACCAAACcattatcaatatttttattattaagggTACTAGAAATATAATGCATATAACCTATCTATACATATGGTCTTCTATTGTCACATTTCCTTCtactaaatatatattatttgcaTCCACTataatatatgtttatttgattGATTTTGATCCTGTAAAAAAGCCCATTAAAAAGACTTCAAATTTATCTCAAAATTTGATGATCTAAGGCTGTATGCTTTGAGAATTTGACTCCGTATTATTCATCTCTTTTTGACCTATCCAGTGATAAAGACAAGAAGCTCTGTTTGCAAGGATTCGATTATGAGTGCTTCGCATATCTTCAATTTTCAGGATGGAAGTCATAACAATGATGGCGAAGGAGACAGTGATGGTGGGGAAATGGAAGTGGTTTAGGTATTGAATGGTAGGTGAACGAGATGGTGTTGCAGCTGGGACGAAAATTTGAATAGGAAAGAGAAAATAGAAAACGTTAATTGATTAgttgaattttttattaataaaattaaaagaaaattgaagaaataaattaaatatttttaatacatgTCACACAATATTATTGGTTATTTAGCATGAAGCGTAAAATGATTGGATGAGATATAAAATTTATTAGTATTTAGTGGCTAAAAAAGTAGTTGACAAAATCATTGCCATGTATTCTCTATTTATTTAAGTCTTGAGCTTCAATCATCTATTAATTTTCAAGCAATCATCCATGGAGAAATCTTTTCCTCTGCATGAATGCCATGTAAACAAAGTCACCATCATCATTAACAGAACCCATGCAATCCTTCATTCTATAGCCATACTCTTCTTGATTCATTACaggctttctttctttttccaacACCCCCAAAACATCACCATCCCCACTCTTCCATGGCTTCTAATCTTCGTCTCCGAGTTGATTCTCTCTTTCGCATGGTTCCTTCAACAAGCCTGTCGTTGGCGCCCGGTTTACCGGAACGTATTCCCCGAGAGGTTGCCGGTTGATGATAAGCTTCCGGCCATTGACGTGTTCATTTGCACTGCGGATCCAAAAAAGGAGCCGAGTGTGGAGGTTATGAACACTGTGATATCAGCAATGGCGTTGGATTATCCACCGGAAAAGCTTCATGTTTATATATCCGACGATGCCGGCTCCGATGTGACGTTGCGTTGTACGAAGGAGGCTTGGAACTTTGCCAAGTATTGGGTTCCTTTTCGTAGGAAATATGGTCTCTTGACTGCTTGTCCGGACGTTTATTTTTCAAGCTCCGAAGATGATAATGGAGACTATAAGGGTTCCGAGTTTAAGGCAGAGAGGAAAAAGATGGAGGTAATTTGATGAAAGGCTTAATTCACCAAACATGCTCAAACCAGATTATTCCTAAGCTTCAAAAGTTATAATTAAATCCTCTAAGTAGAAGtgtcaattaaatatttatattaatttaattgttaatttGGGAAAATATTTAAAAGAGTAAAATCATTTTTTGATATTTTTGGTCGACAATAACTCTCACACTAAGGGGAAGGATTATATGAAACAGTGACGCTACGTCATCTATATCAaatctaaattaaaatattaaaagtcaGGATAAAATCCTGAAATTTAGGATAAGAATACTGATGTAGCATAAAACTATTGAAAAGGGATACAGATGATGTGGCGTTATTGTTTTATACAATTTTTTCTCCACACtgagaattaaaaagaaaacttATGTCATTACTTCAATGATAGCAATTaacaattttatcattttgaacttaataatattataaaattaggaatattaaattattataaactaaaataaaagtattaaatctcaaattctaaaatataaaaatcataattagttataattttaaactactaattattatatataagctttcttaaatatcaaatatattacTAATTGTAGACATTATAGTAAACTTGAGGTTTtgaaaatttgagatttattatatataaatattacatGATAACTTTATTaggatatattttaatttttaaattataatttttaaatatttattaatattgtATTTGTACACactgtaaaaattaaatttattttgtgtCAAGGAAAATACGAGGTTCTGAAGCAAGGACTAAGGAAAATTGTTGAAGGACACTTTACCACAAATGTTGCCATCAACAATACTCGGGACCATCCTACAATAATTGAGGTACCACACAAATTGTAGTTTATATTtattgtaatttatttatctattattaaattgtttcttttaaaaaaaaaatcataaaagaaTTCAAACATTTGTCTGAATAACTATACCAACATGCTTTGTAATTTAATTAACAACCTCTTTTAATTATTCCAATATTTTTGGATTCCATCAAAACgaaggtaaaataaaataaattattttacagGTCATAAATAAAGAGGAAGATGAAGTTAAAATGCCTCAACTTATTTATGTTTCTCGTGAGAAAAGACCttctcataatcataattttaaagcTGGAGCCCTCAACGTCCTTGTATGTCCTCTCTCTACCCTCTTTGTCACATATTTTTTTCTCTACTAACTAATATATTGATAGTTCGTGTTGTGTTTACATTGTGCTGCTGCTAGCTTCGGGTCTCAGCGATGATAAGCAATTCTTCATATATCCTAATCCTTGACTGCGACATGTACTGCAATGACCCAACTTCAGCTAGGAAAGCAATGTGTTTTCACTGTGATTCTCAAACACCTTCTTCTTTAGCATTCGTGCAATTTCCTCAAACGTTTCGAAATATAAGTCAAGATGACATCTACGACAACCAAATTCGATTTGCGTTTAAGGTTGATAACTGGATCTTTTGCAATGTTATATATGCAAAATATGGGTGGGTGTGTTTTAATTTGAGATCTTCTGGTGTTAGGTAGTTAATTACTTCGGGTTGTTCCGACTAAATCCAAATCAAGTTAGATTGAACCTCTAAATGGAAGTCTATTTAGGGACATTAAACCTAAGACATTGCTTAAAGAATTTCAAACTCTTTACCACTAGACCCACTGATAGACATTTTATGGATTGGGCTAGGTTCGTGACGTGTGTATGATATTGATAGATTTATATTTGCTCAAGTCCAGCTGAACCATAATATATACCTAAAAATTTTGTTAGGCCAATCCATACTTGTTAATGACTAACCTAAGCTCGTTTTAAACCTGtctatattatgttttaaatatatattatttttttaaaattaatattttagatgattttaaatatatataagctTAGCTCAAGGTTTGGACTCAAGTTTTGAATGTTAAAAATTAAgcttaattcatattttaaacaagTTTGTTTTTATCCAAACTCATTTTTTAAACTTTTAGTCCAGACTCTTTCCACGTTTAAAATAAAGTTTCATGTTGATATAAATAACCTAATCTATAAACAAGTATACCCActagatgatatatatatatatatatataattgatgagAATGAGTTTGTGATTGActgttttattcatatttttctaTCGAATTCAGGTACATTGGTATGGTTTTGATGGCGTCGGAGGACCAATAATATCAGGTTCAAACTTTTATATAAAGAGAGAGGCTTTATTGGGTAGTTTTAACAAGCAGCAAGGTTAGTTAAATTGTTCACTGCTAGATTAATTAAAGGTGCTAATAATTTTGGTTGTGatttgaatatatatttttattgtataatagattaaatttgaGGTTTAAATATTtaagattcattttattatttaaaaattgaaagtcttaataattattttattttaataaaagataattttttattattaaatattgtatAGGATTGCAttaatttatattgaattttgtatGTGTCAATAAGGCAATATGAGTTTTTGCCCACCCTctaatgttaaaaatatttactCAATCTTATCTTGACTCGTCCGAATTTATTATGTACTATATTTATTGCAAATTACTTGTATCATAGTACTCTTTTTCATTtggaagtgttttttttttttctttatagtaCGTAAATAGACAAGTTGAATATGTCATAACCAATGACTTGTTAATATAGATTATATGGCACTCAAGAGATTATTTGGTCCATCTAATGACTTCATTAAAACCCTAGTTGAAGATTATAAGCCTCGCTTCATAAAGGATGGGGAATCTTCAAGGATGTCGCTCGAAAATGCCAACATATTAGCCTCTTGCTCATATGAAAATCAGACAGTATGGGGTTCAAAGGCAAGTATCTATATGTCCAAATAAAAGCTTAATTTGGATAtaaattatcatatatatatatatgaatattgatTAACCATCCTTTCAAATATATATAGGTGGGTTTTCTATATTTTTCTGTTGCAGAAGATTATTTTACTGGACTTAATTTACATCGTAAAGGCTGGAAATCAGTGTATCTTAATCCTGAAAGGCAACAATTCTTGGGGACAAGCACCACAAATCTCAATGACTCATTAATTCAATGGACAAGATGGACATCTGGGCCTGTTACTGTTGCTCTTTCTAGGTTTTGCCCTCTCACTTATGGTTCTCTAAAGATGTCTTTGGTTCAAGTTTTGTGCTATTCAGAACTTGCATTCATGCCTCTTCTTAATTGCCTTTCTCTTTGGGGCTTCGCTATTATACCTCAACTTTGTCTCTTCAATGGCATCCCTTTGTACCCGAAGGTAACAAGTATACATTTTTGATATCATATTAATTAATCTTGATTAGTACAGAACGTTTACCTTTTGTGTCTCACAGGTTTCAGATCCAAATTTCAACATATTTTCGGTAATTCTTGTATCGTCTATTTTGAAAAGCTTATACGAAGTTGTTACAACTGGTGAACAACTCAAAGTGTGGAGAAATGAATGGAGAATATGGATGATGAGATCGGTAACATGCTACACCTATGGATGCTTCGATGTTATTTTAAATAAGCTTGGCATGAAGGAAGCTACCTTTTTGCCGACCAATAAAGTAACCGATGATGAACAAGTTAAGCTATATGAGATGGGAGTTTTTGATTTTCGAACAGCCACCGTGTTTCTTGCTCCTTTGGTTACAGTAATTCTCATAAACATTGCAGCATTTGTTGGAGCTGTTGTCAAAGCTTTGGTTGTAGATGATGATGGAGATCAATATTGGGAAAAGATGTTTGGGCAAATGTTTCTTTCGTTTTTCATATTGATTTCAAATTTTGCAGTTATTGAAGGGATGATCATCAGGAGAGACAAGGCTAAGATTCCATTGTCTTCTACTTTGTGGTCTGTTGTATTTTCAATGTTTATCTTGTTGATCGGCTCTGTCATTTTGTGTTAAATTATGGCATTGGAAGAATAAAAAAGACCTTAATCTCATGCTTCTTATTATATGTCCAATTATTGAAGGGGTGATATATATGTTGTTTGCTTAAGTACATCTATTATATAATAGTCCATAAACCTTTTGCAACATAACTGAGGGAATGCACCAGCTTAAACTACAAACGAAACATGCATCCATAAGACTACAACCAACTAAATCCTAGTTGCATCATTAATCTAAATAGGTATCAAATGAACAACCATAGATATCAACCAACAACTTAacaacttaattttatttttttcaaaaatcctAAATTTTTACaggaaattaaaattttcaattgtagagacaaaatttgaatttttttcttttaaatcattTCTCTgtaaaaacttaaattttttcAGATTTTTCCTTTAAAACTtaagtttttcttttattaagaaaaacctaaaattaattctcaaaaaaataaaggaaattagaaaagaaaatggtTTTTCCCTAAAAACCCAAACAATCTTAAGAGATAAATTGATAAAGTAACATCTATTTATTACAAATTAATTAAAGGGTAGACtataaaaatagccatttttggTTGCCTTAAaatacattttagtcacttatatttgaaatgctatgttttagtcacttacgttatcgttttgttacgaagtggtcactaTATCGTTAAGCTACGTTACCTCCCTAACGGCAGCCTTCTATGgcaatccaaattaaatttatttaattaaaaacttattttcaTCCCAGCAACTAGACATCTAAGTttgcatttaaaacccatttggactgcCACATAGAACTGCTGTTAGGGAGGTAACGGagtttaacggtagagtgaccacttcgtaacaaaagaATAACGTATGTGaataaaacgtaacatttcaaacataagtgactaaaatgtaatctgagacaaacaaaagtaactatttttatagtttactcttaattaaataatatgatttGATTCATGATAATGTACTGATGTATCATATGCACTTTGACAACAATAGaaaactaaaatgacaaaataatAACACTTATGACGGACAATGAGTACTAATTAAAATCGATGCTTCATTGCTTTATACTTGTAAGTTAACTAAAAATGGACAGTGTGTTTTTATTGTGATCCTTAAACACTTGCTCTTTTAGCTTTCCTACAATTccttcaaacatttcaaaatatatgTAGAGATGAATTCTATTTATATTCAAGGTTGATAACTAAGAATAATTTAAAAAGAGAAGGACCCACTTATGTCACAAggctagacctttcgtctcgcaatccgtgcggccttaggcgattcgCTCGTCCAAACTCGCCTAAGTCAGCCTTTTCTCCCAAAAATAAGGATTctttaagaactcctccaaggcaccaatttGTATAGCGGAAGCGATTGTGCCAAAAGAAGCTACAAGTAAGCAAAAGAAAGCCAAAGAAAGAATGCAcacaaggtgtttgagtaaatgcccaagaattctattactcttaagaattcaacatacaatggatggtttacaaatgagggggaggctctctatttatagttgagctcccccagaATTGAAAGTCAAGATACATTTAtatcgacggacgagattaatGATATCCCATGAGttaagggatttacaagatatcccttatcaaatctaatctaatctttacaagacATGATTCCCTctattgtaacagcctaattttcagtggtgtcggaacagtgattcgagatcactaaatccgacaaatgagtaggaaatattattaatttagtgagtataagttaaatgtgaagttacaaaaaattttgaaatagtgaaatatactaaaaatatatatatattaaaataattaaaattgaaaacgaggtatcgagacctcgagaattttaaatcgagccataaatattttt from Gossypium arboreum isolate Shixiya-1 chromosome 9, ASM2569848v2, whole genome shotgun sequence includes the following:
- the LOC108457518 gene encoding cellulose synthase-like protein E1; this translates as MEKSFPLHECHVNKVTIIINRTHAILHSIAILFLIHYRLSFFFQHPQNITIPTLPWLLIFVSELILSFAWFLQQACRWRPVYRNVFPERLPVDDKLPAIDVFICTADPKKEPSVEVMNTVISAMALDYPPEKLHVYISDDAGSDVTLRCTKEAWNFAKYWVPFRRKYGLLTACPDVYFSSSEDDNGDYKGSEFKAERKKMEVIFVHTVKIKFILCQGKYEVLKQGLRKIVEGHFTTNVAINNTRDHPTIIEVINKEEDEVKMPQLIYVSREKRPSHNHNFKAGALNVLLRVSAMISNSSYILILDCDMYCNDPTSARKAMCFHCDSQTPSSLAFVQFPQTFRNISQDDIYDNQIRFAFKVHWYGFDGVGGPIISGSNFYIKREALLGSFNKQQDYMALKRLFGPSNDFIKTLVEDYKPRFIKDGESSRMSLENANILASCSYENQTVWGSKVGFLYFSVAEDYFTGLNLHRKGWKSVYLNPERQQFLGTSTTNLNDSLIQWTRWTSGPVTVALSRFCPLTYGSLKMSLVQVLCYSELAFMPLLNCLSLWGFAIIPQLCLFNGIPLYPKVSDPNFNIFSVILVSSILKSLYEVVTTGEQLKVWRNEWRIWMMRSVTCYTYGCFDVILNKLGMKEATFLPTNKVTDDEQVKLYEMGVFDFRTATVFLAPLVTVILINIAAFVGAVVKALVVDDDGDQYWEKMFGQMFLSFFILISNFAVIEGMIIRRDKAKIPLSSTLWSVVFSMFILLIGSVILC